A genomic region of Scomber japonicus isolate fScoJap1 chromosome 5, fScoJap1.pri, whole genome shotgun sequence contains the following coding sequences:
- the LOC128359168 gene encoding tripartite motif-containing protein 16-like: protein MAQKDQLDRETLSCSICLDLLKDPVGLPCGHSYCMSCIKGFWDGEDQSKIYSCPQCREAFTPRPVLKKNTMLAALVEQLKKTGLQAAPADHCYAGPEDVACDVCTGRKLKAFKSCLQCLVSYCENHLQPHYTVGQLKKHKLVEPSEKLQENICSRHDEVMKIFCRTDKKCICYLCTMEDHKGHDTVPAVAERTERQRELEVSRLNIQQRIQDREKDVKLLQQEVEAVSRSADKAVEDSEKIFTQLIRLLQKRSSDVKQQIRSQQETEVSGVKELQEKLQQEITELKRKDAELKQLSHTEDHNQFLHNYPSVSQLSEPTDSSSINIRPLRYFEDVTAAVSELRDKLQDILRDKWTNISLAMTEVKVLLPQPEPKTRAEFLKYSHEITLDPNTVNTRLLLSEGNRKVKCTFQQQSYSSHTDRFTNYCQVLSRESLTGRCYWEVERTGTLVQVAVAYKNISRAGSESLFGHNDKSWSLDCSTNSYTFWFNNIQTPLSGPDSSRVGVYLDHRAGILSFYSVSKTMTLLHRVQTTFTQPLYAGLCVGGTAELCKVK, encoded by the coding sequence atggcgcagaaagatcagctggaccgagaaacACTCAgctgttcgatctgtctggatctactgaaggatccggtgggtcttccctgtggacacagctactgtatgagctgtattaaaggattctgggatggagaggatcagagcaagatctacagctgccctcagtgcagagaggccttcacaccgaggcctgtcctgaagaaaaacaccatgttagcagctttagtggagcagctgaagaagactggactccaagctgctcctgctgatcactgctatgctggacctgaagatgtggcctgtgatgtctgcactgggaggaagctgaaagccttcaagtcctgtctgcagtgtctggtctcttactgtgagaatcacctccagcctcattacaCTGTTGGtcaattaaagaaacacaagctggtggagccctcggagaagctccaggagaacatctgctctcgtcatgatgaggtgatgaagatattctgccgtacagataagaagtgtatctgttatctgtgcactatggaggatcataaaggccacgacacagtcccagctgtagcagaaaggactgagaggcagagagagctcgaggtgagtcgactaaacatccagcagagaatccaggacagagagaaagatgtgaagctgcttcaacaggaggtggaggccgtcagtcgctctgctgataaagccgtggaggacagtgagaagatcttcactcagctgatccgtctcctccagaaaagaagctctgatgtgaagcagcagatcagatcccagcaggaaactgaagtgagtggagtcaaagagcttcaggagaagctgcagcaggagatcactgagctgaagaggaaagacgctgaactgaagcagctctcacacacagaggatcacaaccagtttctacacaactacccctcagtgtcacaactcagtgaacctacagactcatccagcatcaatatccgtcctctcagatactttgaggatgtgacagcagctgtgtcagagctcagagataaactacaggacatcctgagggacaaatggacaaacatctcactggcaATGACTGAAGTGAAGGTTTTACTGCCACAACCAGAACctaagaccagagctgagttcttaaaatattcacatgaaatcactctggatccaaacacagtaaacacacggctgttattatctgaagggaacagaaaagtaaaatgtacgtttcaacaacagtcttattctagtcacacagacagattcactaaTTATtgtcaggtcctgagtagagagagtctgactggacgttgttactgggaggtggagaggacAGGGACATTAGTTCaagtagcagtcgcatacaagaatatcagcagagcaggaagtgaatCTCTATTTGGacataatgacaaatcttggtctttagaTTGTTCCACTAACAGTTATAcattttggttcaacaacattcAAACTCCCCTCTCAGGTCCTgattcctccagagtcggagtgtacctggatcacagagcaggtattctgtccttctacagcgtctctaaaaccatgactctcctccacagagtccagaccacattcactcagcctctctatgctggactttgtgTTGGAggcacagctgagttgtgtaaagtgaaatag
- the LOC128359156 gene encoding E3 ubiquitin/ISG15 ligase TRIM25-like, whose amino-acid sequence MAQRDQPDRDSISCSICLDLLKDPVTIPCGHNYCMSCIKGFWDGEDQSKIYSCPQCREAFTPRPVLKKNTMLAALVEQLKKTGLQAAPADHCYAGPEDVACDVCTGRKLKAFKSCLQCLVSYCENHLQPHYTVGQFKKHKLVEPSEKLQENICSRHDEVMKMFCRTDKKCICYLCTMEDHKGHDTVPAAAERTERQRELEVSRLNIQQRIQDREKDVKLLQQEVEAVSRSADKAVEDSEKIFTQLIRLLQKRSSDVKQQIRSQQETEVSGVKELQEKLQQEITELKRKDAELKQLSHTEDHNQFLHNYPSVSQLSEPTDSSSINIRPLRYFEDVTAAVSELRDKLQDILRDKWTNISLAVTEVDVLLSEPEPKTRAEFLKYSREITLDPNTVHTDLLLSEGNRKVEWATEEQSYSSHTDRFTDRCQVLSRESLTGRCYWEMEWRGWGVHVAVAYKNISRVGPESRFGRNDKSWSLDCDTNSYEFWFNNIDAPVSGPRSSRVGVYLDHRAGILSFYSVSETITLLHRVQTTFTQPLYAGLLLYDVGGTAELCEVK is encoded by the coding sequence atggcgcagagagaTCAGCCGGACCGAGACTCAATCAgctgttcgatctgtctggatctactgaaggatccggtgactattccctgtggacacaactactgtatgagctgtattaaaggattctgggatggagaggatcagagcaagatctacagctgccctcagtgcagagaggccttcacaccgaggcctgtcctgaagaaaaacaccatgttagcagctttagtggagcagctgaagaagactggactccaagctgctcctgctgatcactgctatgctggacctgaagatgtggcctgtgatgtctgcactgggaggaagctgaaagccttcaagtcttgtctgcagtgtctggtctcttactgtgagaatcacctccagcctcattacaCTGTTGGTCAAtttaagaaacacaagctggtggagccctcggagaagctccaggagaacatctgctctcgtcatgatgaggtgatgaagatgttctgccgtacagataagaagtgtatctgttatctgtgcactatggaggatcataaaggccacgacacagtcccagctgcagcagaaaggactgagaggcagagagagctcgaggtgagtcgactaaacatccagcagagaatccaggacagagagaaagatgtgaagctgcttcaacaggaggtggaggccgtcagtcgctctgctgataaagcagtggaggacagtgagaagatcttcactcagctgatccgtctcctccagaaaagaagctctgatgtgaagcagcagatcagatcccagcaggaaactgaagtgagtggagtcaaagagcttcaggagaagctgcagcaggagatcactgagctgaagaggaaagacgctgaactgaagcagctctcacacacagaggatcacaaccagtttctacacaactacccctcagtgtcacaactcagtgaacctacagactcatccagcatcaatatccgtcctctcagatactttgaggatgtgacagcagctgtgtcagagctcagagataaactacaggacatcctgagggacaaatggacaaacatctcactggcagtgactgaagtggacgttttactgtcagaaccagaacccaagaccagagctgagttcttaaaatattcacgcgaaatcactctggatccaaacacagtacacacagatctgttattatctgaagggaacagaaaagtagaatgggCGACAGAagaacagtcttattctagtcacacagacagattcacggATAGgtgtcaggtcctgagtagagagagtctgactggacgttgttactgggagatGGAGTGGAGAGGATGGGGGGTTcatgtagcagtcgcatacaagaatatcagcagagtaGGACCTGAATCTCGATTTGGacgtaatgacaaatcttggtctttagaTTGTGACACTAACAGTTATGaattttggttcaacaacattgatgctcccgtctcaggtcctcgttcctccagagtcggagtgtacctggatcacagagcaggtattctgtccttctacagcgtctctgaaaccattactctcctccacagagtccagaccacattcactcagcctctctatgctggacttttgCTTTATGATGTTGGAggcacagctgagttgtgtgaagtgaaatag